The genomic segment GTCGACCTCGAGCGGGCCGGCCTGGTGCGGGTGGTGGTGACCCAGAACATCGACGGTCTCCACCAGCAGGCCGGGTCGGCCGACGTCATCGAGATCCACGGCACCACCCGGCGCGCGGGCTGCCTCGACTGCGGTCTGCGCCTGCCCATGGAGGTGGTGCTCGACCGCGTCCGCGAGGGTGACGACGACCCCCACTGCGAGGCCTGCGGCGGGCTTCTGAAGTCGGCGACGATCAGCTTCGGCCAGGCGCTGATCGAGGCCGACGTCGAGCGCGCGATGGCGGTGGCGGAACGCTGCGACGTCTGCCTCGCGGTCGGCTCGACCCTCTCGGTGTGGCCCGCCGCCGGCGTGCCCCTCGCCGCCGCCCGCCGCGGCGCCCGCCTGGTGATCGTCAACGACGGCGAGACCGACCTCGACGAGGCCGCCAGCGCCCTCATCCATGGTCGTTCCGGGGACGTGCTCCCCGCGCTGGTG from the Candidatus Dormiibacterota bacterium genome contains:
- a CDS encoding NAD-dependent protein deacylase produces the protein MPADDPLRVVASWIAGAREVLVFTGAGISTESGIPDFRGPNGIWRTRDPARFTIQSFLADPEVRRETWRNRLESPVDTARPNAGHRAVVDLERAGLVRVVVTQNIDGLHQQAGSADVIEIHGTTRRAGCLDCGLRLPMEVVLDRVREGDDDPHCEACGGLLKSATISFGQALIEADVERAMAVAERCDVCLAVGSTLSVWPAAGVPLAAARRGARLVIVNDGETDLDEAASALIHGRSGDVLPALVSSVLGPRAQGEGCQRRGS